The following proteins come from a genomic window of Peptoniphilus equinus:
- the rlmD gene encoding 23S rRNA (uracil(1939)-C(5))-methyltransferase RlmD has product MKKDQIGKIIRAEFPNRTVADVDGREIKLKGGLLGQTVRLHQSNRKKGKLLEVLERGPMEEAAHCPRADICGGCTYQTLSYDKEVVYKGALLKQLYQKELGMDLELIPSPMSQAYRNKMEYTFSDAYKDGPLSLGLHQKNRFYDVVDTEGCNIIHEDFNTLRSFTRDYFDGVLKPYHKRLHTGVLRHLLIRRSGIGEIVLSLVTANSDYDFTDYFEQLKTLPLEGVLVGATQTINNSFSDAIVPEDVIIHFGRDYIEESLLGLTFKVSLFSFFQTNSASAAVLYTMAADMLGSMEGKTLVDLYSGTGTITQILGRHATTALGIEIVEEAVEAARENAKANGLDQVRFIAGDVAEVIKEEDIHADVIVLDPPREGINPKAIERIISFAPTQFLYISCNPITQVRDLHVFLDKGYHVDKLVALDQFPRTVHVECIALLTKIN; this is encoded by the coding sequence ATGAAAAAAGACCAAATTGGAAAGATTATCCGTGCTGAGTTTCCCAACCGTACGGTAGCAGATGTAGACGGACGTGAGATAAAACTAAAAGGCGGTTTGTTGGGACAGACCGTGCGTCTGCATCAAAGCAATCGAAAAAAGGGGAAGCTCTTGGAGGTGTTAGAACGGGGGCCTATGGAAGAAGCGGCACATTGTCCCCGCGCAGATATCTGTGGTGGCTGTACCTACCAAACCCTAAGCTATGACAAGGAAGTAGTATATAAAGGGGCACTGCTTAAACAACTCTATCAGAAGGAGCTAGGCATGGACCTTGAGTTGATACCGTCTCCGATGTCGCAAGCATATCGGAACAAGATGGAGTATACATTCTCTGACGCGTATAAAGACGGGCCGCTCAGTTTGGGTCTGCATCAAAAAAATCGATTTTATGACGTGGTAGACACTGAGGGGTGCAATATTATCCATGAAGACTTTAATACCCTTCGCTCCTTCACTCGGGACTACTTTGACGGCGTGCTCAAGCCCTATCACAAGCGCCTTCATACCGGTGTGCTCCGCCATCTGCTCATTCGCAGATCCGGAATTGGAGAGATTGTCCTCTCCCTTGTGACCGCAAACAGTGATTACGACTTCACCGATTACTTTGAGCAGTTAAAGACATTGCCTCTTGAAGGGGTGCTCGTCGGTGCCACCCAAACCATCAACAACAGTTTCTCGGATGCCATTGTACCGGAGGATGTTATTATCCACTTTGGTCGAGACTACATTGAAGAATCCCTTTTAGGTCTGACCTTTAAGGTGAGTCTGTTCTCATTTTTCCAAACCAACAGCGCCTCAGCGGCAGTTCTTTATACCATGGCAGCGGATATGCTGGGTTCGATGGAGGGCAAAACCTTGGTCGATCTCTACTCCGGGACAGGCACCATCACACAGATTCTTGGACGGCACGCAACTACTGCTTTGGGGATTGAAATTGTCGAGGAAGCAGTAGAAGCGGCCCGTGAGAACGCCAAAGCCAACGGTTTGGATCAGGTACGCTTTATTGCAGGGGATGTGGCGGAGGTCATCAAAGAGGAAGATATTCATGCCGATGTCATCGTTCTGGATCCTCCGAGAGAAGGCATCAATCCGAAGGCGATTGAGCGCATCATCAGCTTTGCGCCGACGCAGTTTTTGTATATTTCATGCAATCCGATCACACAAGTCCGAGATCTTCACGTCTTTTTAGACAAGGGCTATCACGTTGATAAACTCGTGGCCTTAGACCAGTTTCCGCGCACTGTCCATGTGGAGTGCATAGCCTTACTTACCAAGATCAATTAA
- a CDS encoding polysaccharide deacetylase family protein: MKRIIMILIALALAGGIYFNFIRTVGPGTIPVLTYHAISDDPGNEYAVAPKDFEAMISGLHDEGFTFLTLNDLKALANGDMSLPNNPVFITFDDGYKDNFTTAYPILKKYGARGSIFIVGSLLGTDGFLDPQDIITMSEDGMAFGSHTYSLDGTFLSGKDKGKTFLSTKLPGETDAAFYTKVKNDLVWNNDVIYQLASIFPFAIAYPGAATNDLALKAVQDSGLQFGFVGANYTATTLNHLKEDPYTIHRFHIKPTENIPGMIRYLHSNNDTAR; encoded by the coding sequence ATGAAACGCATTATCATGATTCTTATCGCCCTGGCCCTCGCCGGGGGTATTTATTTCAATTTTATACGCACCGTAGGCCCGGGAACCATCCCCGTCCTGACTTACCACGCCATCAGCGACGACCCGGGGAATGAGTATGCCGTCGCACCGAAAGACTTTGAAGCCATGATTTCAGGCCTTCATGACGAAGGCTTTACCTTCTTAACTTTAAATGACCTGAAAGCCTTGGCCAACGGCGATATGTCCTTGCCGAACAATCCCGTCTTTATCACCTTTGACGACGGCTATAAAGATAATTTCACCACAGCCTATCCCATTTTAAAAAAATACGGTGCGCGAGGCTCCATCTTTATCGTGGGATCCCTGCTCGGTACCGACGGCTTTTTGGATCCCCAGGACATCATCACCATGAGCGAAGACGGGATGGCTTTCGGGTCTCACACTTACAGCTTGGACGGCACTTTTTTAAGCGGTAAGGACAAAGGCAAAACTTTTCTGTCCACCAAGCTCCCCGGTGAAACTGACGCGGCATTCTACACCAAAGTGAAAAATGATTTGGTCTGGAATAACGACGTCATCTATCAATTGGCCTCTATCTTCCCCTTTGCTATCGCTTATCCCGGTGCCGCCACAAACGACCTCGCGCTAAAAGCCGTTCAGGACTCCGGCTTACAATTCGGGTTTGTCGGCGCAAACTACACAGCCACAACCCTGAATCATCTTAAAGAAGATCCTTACACCATTCACCGCTTTCATATCAAACCTACAGAAAACATCCCCGGCATGATTCGCTATCTCCACTCCAATAATGATACAGCACGCTAA
- a CDS encoding sodium/glutamate symporter, protein MERLVVNFGMFETLFLGVLGIYIGDFLRAKFPVLKKYCLPAAVVGGTLIAIITMILYYANILEPEFDFDTVNSLFYCIFFAASGAAASMALLKKGGILVVIFAVLAAVLATLQNALALGVGSALGVHPLIAMMTGSIPMTGGHGNAASFAPIAVEAGQSAAMEVAIAAATFGLIAGSLLGGPFGNFLVRKYHFEDTVLDNASRSLNETVETVMMNKANVISAMYMLVLACGIGQGVFLLLQKTGQNIPIHVCCMLGGILVRVVLDKTGRAKDDLLEAIDTVGEFSLGLFVSMSIVSMKLWQLAGLGFQLIVLLMAQVVLILIFVYFLTFRLLGKNYDAAVMAVGHLGFGTGAVPVSMTTMKTVCDKYRYSKLAFFVVPVIGGFISNLTNALIITKFLDIATKMGMGM, encoded by the coding sequence ATGGAACGATTAGTTGTAAACTTCGGTATGTTCGAAACGTTATTTCTCGGCGTATTGGGCATCTACATTGGAGATTTTCTTCGAGCAAAATTCCCTGTTTTGAAGAAATACTGTCTGCCGGCAGCTGTTGTCGGAGGCACGCTCATTGCCATTATCACCATGATCTTATACTATGCCAATATTTTGGAACCTGAATTTGACTTTGACACGGTCAATTCCTTATTTTATTGTATTTTCTTTGCCGCAAGCGGTGCTGCTGCAAGTATGGCACTTTTGAAAAAAGGTGGCATCTTGGTGGTCATCTTCGCCGTACTCGCCGCCGTTCTTGCTACACTTCAAAACGCCCTGGCCCTCGGGGTCGGCTCGGCATTAGGTGTACATCCCCTCATCGCCATGATGACCGGCTCCATTCCTATGACAGGCGGACACGGTAACGCAGCAAGCTTTGCTCCTATCGCTGTTGAAGCCGGCCAATCCGCCGCTATGGAAGTGGCCATCGCCGCTGCAACCTTCGGCCTGATCGCAGGCTCACTTCTCGGTGGACCGTTCGGGAATTTCCTGGTACGAAAATACCACTTTGAAGACACTGTGTTGGATAATGCCTCCCGCAGCTTAAACGAAACCGTAGAGACTGTTATGATGAATAAAGCTAACGTGATCTCTGCCATGTATATGCTTGTTCTCGCTTGCGGTATTGGACAAGGTGTCTTTTTACTTTTACAAAAGACCGGCCAAAACATTCCGATCCACGTATGCTGTATGCTCGGCGGTATCCTGGTGCGTGTCGTCTTGGACAAAACCGGCCGAGCTAAAGACGACCTTTTGGAAGCCATTGATACGGTCGGTGAATTTTCTCTCGGCCTTTTCGTATCCATGTCCATTGTGTCCATGAAACTGTGGCAGCTGGCCGGCCTCGGTTTTCAACTCATCGTCCTGCTCATGGCACAAGTTGTCCTTATCTTGATCTTCGTCTACTTCTTAACCTTCCGCTTACTGGGTAAGAACTATGACGCCGCAGTGATGGCTGTAGGACACCTCGGCTTCGGTACCGGTGCCGTGCCGGTCTCCATGACGACCATGAAGACGGTCTGTGATAAGTATCGTTATTCCAAGCTGGCCTTTTTCGTCGTGCCGGTTATCGGCGGATTTATCAGCAATCTCACCAACGCTTTAATCATCACCAAATTCTTGGACATTGCGACTAAGATGGGGATGGGCATGTAA
- a CDS encoding MetQ/NlpA family ABC transporter substrate-binding protein, whose amino-acid sequence MKKLVVIFSLLLVLTACGAKNNAGGNGGAEGESSERTTVKVGLTGSESKVWSYIADEAAKEGIDVELVFFDSYPLPNAALASGEIDLNNFQHKSYLEKEVAQHGYDLTVLGETVIAPLGIYSNQLKDVSEIKDGDKIIIPDDVTNGGRALLLLEANGLIEVDDAAGYTPTLKDVTNPRNFDIVELAANNTPAALAEAPLVVINSGVAVDAGMIPTQTALVLEDAAVGDSPYINVIVARTEDKDKPELKRLVEIYHTDKVKAITEEETKGSSIPVW is encoded by the coding sequence ATGAAAAAATTAGTAGTCATTTTCAGTTTATTGTTGGTACTTACCGCGTGCGGCGCGAAGAACAACGCCGGCGGCAATGGGGGCGCAGAAGGGGAGAGCTCGGAGCGCACCACAGTGAAAGTCGGACTCACCGGCAGTGAGTCCAAAGTTTGGAGTTATATTGCCGATGAGGCGGCTAAAGAAGGCATCGATGTGGAATTGGTTTTCTTTGATTCCTATCCGCTCCCGAATGCGGCGCTCGCATCCGGAGAAATTGACCTGAACAACTTCCAGCACAAGAGCTATTTGGAAAAAGAAGTGGCGCAACACGGTTATGATCTTACCGTTCTCGGCGAGACCGTCATCGCACCGCTTGGCATTTATTCCAATCAGTTAAAGGACGTCAGCGAGATCAAAGACGGCGACAAAATTATCATTCCTGACGATGTGACCAACGGTGGGCGTGCACTGCTCTTATTGGAAGCGAACGGTCTCATTGAGGTGGACGATGCGGCAGGCTATACGCCGACACTAAAAGACGTCACCAACCCTCGCAATTTTGATATTGTGGAACTTGCAGCGAACAACACACCTGCGGCCCTCGCCGAAGCACCTCTTGTCGTCATCAACTCCGGGGTGGCTGTCGACGCAGGGATGATTCCGACACAAACGGCCCTGGTACTTGAAGACGCCGCAGTGGGAGACAGTCCGTATATCAATGTCATTGTGGCACGCACCGAAGATAAAGACAAACCGGAACTGAAGCGTCTTGTGGAAATCTACCACACCGACAAAGTCAAAGCCATCACGGAAGAAGAAACAAAAGGCTCTTCTATTCCGGTATGGTAA
- a CDS encoding methionine ABC transporter permease — protein sequence MHNLAATYLPNLTDYFEEFVQSIVETLQMLAVSGLFAFVLGIALGTLLVVTREGNILENPVVHHVLDKLVNLFRSIPFVILITVLIPVTKVVAGTFIGVKGAIFPLIVGCTPFFVRQVDMALSDVDRGLVEAAQAMGLSPLEIIFRVYLKESIPALARSTTITAISLLGLTAMGGAVGGGGLGSFVIRYGHNRFFQDITYVSVIVILILVSIIQGIGNVVIKKTTH from the coding sequence TTGCATAATCTCGCAGCAACCTATTTACCTAACTTAACCGATTACTTTGAAGAATTCGTTCAAAGCATTGTGGAGACGCTGCAGATGCTTGCAGTCTCAGGTCTTTTCGCCTTCGTTTTGGGGATTGCGCTGGGAACGCTACTCGTGGTGACACGGGAAGGCAACATCCTGGAAAATCCGGTGGTTCATCATGTGCTGGACAAATTGGTGAACCTCTTTCGATCCATTCCCTTCGTCATTCTCATCACCGTGCTGATTCCGGTGACAAAGGTTGTGGCCGGGACCTTTATCGGTGTCAAAGGGGCGATTTTCCCACTGATTGTCGGCTGTACACCCTTCTTCGTACGGCAGGTGGACATGGCGCTGTCCGATGTGGACCGGGGTCTTGTTGAAGCGGCACAAGCCATGGGACTGTCACCGCTTGAGATTATCTTTAGAGTCTATCTCAAGGAAAGTATTCCTGCCCTTGCCCGATCGACCACTATCACCGCCATCAGTCTCTTAGGACTCACCGCCATGGGCGGCGCTGTCGGCGGCGGGGGACTGGGTTCGTTTGTCATTCGTTACGGACACAACCGGTTCTTTCAAGATATCACGTATGTATCCGTGATCGTCATCTTAATTTTAGTATCCATTATCCAAGGCATTGGCAATGTGGTAATAAAGAAAACAACACACTAG
- a CDS encoding methionine ABC transporter ATP-binding protein encodes MIELSHVSKTFQLKSGAVHAVKDVSLTIADGEIFGVIGYSGAGKSTLVRCINVLERPTEGTVAVDGVELTALNEKALRRERTKIGMIFQQFNLYRSRTVFDNVAFALRHRGLDKGTIQERVDELLELVGISDKKHVYPSQLSGGQKQRVAIARALASRPKVLLCDEATSALDPQTTKSILDLLKTLNRKLGITIVVITHEMAVIKDICHRVAVMEDGKVVELNDVVSIFSNPKAPITKDFINSTSNLSRIHELIKDRAQVVALKPGQKICRLDFTGSFTKEAIISQISREFDVDASIIFASVETVQDTVFGSLIIILNGNAANHDAVFKFLQSRNITTEVIQVA; translated from the coding sequence ATGATTGAATTAAGCCATGTATCGAAAACCTTTCAACTCAAAAGCGGCGCCGTCCATGCGGTAAAAGATGTCAGCCTCACGATAGCGGACGGCGAAATCTTCGGGGTCATCGGATACAGCGGCGCCGGGAAAAGTACCTTGGTACGTTGTATCAACGTGTTGGAACGCCCCACCGAGGGAACGGTCGCTGTGGACGGCGTGGAGCTCACCGCGTTAAATGAAAAAGCGTTGAGGCGGGAGCGGACAAAAATCGGCATGATTTTTCAACAGTTTAACCTCTACCGTTCACGGACCGTCTTTGACAATGTTGCCTTTGCGCTGCGACATCGGGGTCTGGATAAAGGGACGATTCAAGAGCGTGTCGATGAACTTTTGGAGCTGGTGGGCATTTCAGATAAAAAGCACGTCTATCCTTCTCAACTGTCCGGGGGACAGAAACAGCGTGTTGCCATTGCCAGGGCGCTTGCCAGCAGGCCGAAAGTGCTCCTCTGTGATGAAGCCACATCCGCTTTGGATCCACAGACGACCAAATCGATCCTGGACCTTTTAAAAACGCTGAACCGAAAGCTGGGCATTACCATTGTGGTCATCACTCACGAGATGGCGGTCATCAAAGACATTTGCCATCGTGTGGCGGTGATGGAAGACGGCAAAGTGGTGGAACTCAATGATGTCGTCTCCATTTTCTCCAACCCGAAAGCACCGATCACCAAGGACTTCATCAATTCTACCTCAAATCTCAGCCGCATTCATGAGCTGATTAAAGATCGTGCACAGGTGGTCGCCCTGAAGCCGGGGCAAAAGATATGCCGACTGGATTTCACCGGATCCTTTACCAAAGAAGCCATTATTTCACAAATTTCTCGAGAATTTGACGTGGATGCCAGCATTATCTTTGCCAGCGTCGAAACCGTGCAAGATACGGTATTCGGCTCTCTCATTATCATCTTAAACGGCAACGCTGCCAACCACGACGCGGTCTTTAAATTTTTACAATCCCGCAACATTACTACGGAGGTGATCCAAGTTGCATAA
- a CDS encoding M20 family metallopeptidase — MSEYQKVDVVVEEKVNTYKDIALQIHGKPEVSNYEFFACETLSQQLKAEGFEIRTDVAGHRTGFTASYKSSKPGIVVVFLAEYDALQGIGHACGHNLFGSISALAAVAYKAYIGEVGGEVRVYGTPGEEGGENGSSKGSFVREGFFDDVDIALALHPSSDNGRTGKSLAVAPVDIEFFGKSAHASGQPEKGINALDSVIQVFNGVNALRQHVTDDVRIHGIITNGGEAPNVVPDYASARFYLRAKSRPALDELYTKFENIVKGAALQTGATYKFGLFQNSVDNVVPTPRFDDLFEAYLNTYGETIPDTPKKGAGSTDAGNVSQVVPTLHPQIRISDVPVAGHSIEFREAAKSELGLRSIDIGSRVLAKTALHLAEHPEELKAVKSQHHENVLHQ, encoded by the coding sequence ATGAGCGAATATCAAAAAGTCGATGTGGTTGTTGAAGAAAAAGTTAATACGTATAAAGACATTGCATTACAAATACATGGCAAGCCGGAAGTCAGCAACTATGAATTCTTTGCCTGTGAGACGTTAAGTCAACAGTTGAAAGCGGAGGGGTTTGAAATCCGTACCGATGTGGCGGGACACCGCACGGGATTTACGGCAAGCTACAAAAGTTCAAAGCCCGGCATTGTGGTGGTGTTTTTAGCGGAATATGATGCCCTTCAGGGCATCGGACATGCCTGTGGCCACAACCTCTTCGGAAGTATCTCGGCCCTTGCGGCAGTGGCCTACAAAGCTTATATTGGCGAAGTAGGCGGCGAGGTTCGGGTGTATGGGACGCCGGGGGAAGAAGGCGGCGAAAACGGTAGCTCCAAAGGTAGTTTTGTCCGTGAAGGGTTCTTCGATGATGTGGATATTGCGTTGGCACTGCATCCGTCGTCGGACAACGGTCGGACCGGTAAGAGCCTGGCTGTAGCGCCGGTGGATATAGAATTCTTCGGGAAAAGCGCCCACGCATCCGGACAACCGGAAAAAGGCATCAATGCGCTGGACAGTGTCATTCAAGTGTTTAACGGCGTCAATGCGTTGCGTCAGCACGTCACCGACGACGTTCGGATTCACGGGATTATTACCAACGGCGGCGAAGCACCGAATGTGGTACCCGATTATGCCAGTGCAAGGTTTTACCTGAGAGCCAAATCCCGACCCGCGTTAGATGAGCTCTATACCAAGTTTGAAAATATTGTCAAAGGCGCGGCACTGCAAACCGGAGCCACTTACAAATTCGGTCTCTTTCAAAACAGCGTGGACAATGTGGTGCCGACACCACGGTTTGATGATCTCTTTGAAGCGTATTTAAACACGTATGGGGAGACGATACCTGACACGCCAAAGAAAGGCGCCGGCTCTACCGATGCCGGCAATGTCAGCCAAGTGGTGCCGACACTGCATCCGCAGATTCGTATTTCCGACGTGCCGGTGGCAGGCCACAGCATTGAATTTCGAGAGGCGGCGAAGAGTGAGCTCGGACTTCGAAGCATTGATATCGGCTCGCGAGTTCTTGCCAAGACCGCACTGCATTTAGCGGAGCACCCTGAGGAGCTGAAGGCCGTTAAAAGTCAACATCATGAGAATGTGTTACATCAGTAG
- a CDS encoding alkaline phosphatase family protein, with protein MRPLFIISLDALGDTDEAVYKDIPFFKKAIEHGTWIRKFTSIYPTLTYPVHATIVTGRYPDTHGIVNNLKLQPEKLSMDWYWDEPSLQGDSIFRAAHRRGLSTCALCWPVSADGPIDYNLPEIWPRSGESYLEFITEKSSEGYVNELTEAIDLTDSAPTQPEIDDYIVKAALHTFKAHKPDITLMHIVQIDGAKHKFGPYGKEVDAAICTVGQRLETLFQGIDEVTTDYDVMILSDHNQLPTHSEIRLNAWLAAMGYLQADEDGMVASYRAIFFSGNGSAALYAENDNVAAEIEMKLREADIAGIKTIYSTADVPGLRVDPTAKLYVEAEAGYVFGQSAKGDVDGASNPTHYRGNHGYHPNTADYGAMGLFFGPSFQEGKVIEEAALIEFAPTVDAMLALGLEGAETEGMDVLK; from the coding sequence ATGCGACCGCTTTTTATCATTTCACTGGACGCTTTAGGCGATACGGACGAAGCTGTCTATAAAGACATTCCGTTTTTTAAGAAAGCCATTGAACACGGAACATGGATACGAAAATTTACATCCATTTATCCCACCCTCACCTATCCCGTCCACGCCACCATAGTTACCGGGCGCTATCCGGATACTCACGGGATTGTGAACAATTTGAAACTGCAGCCTGAAAAGCTGTCGATGGACTGGTACTGGGATGAGCCGTCCCTTCAGGGCGACTCCATTTTTCGTGCGGCCCATCGCCGAGGGCTGAGCACCTGCGCCCTCTGTTGGCCGGTGAGTGCCGATGGACCTATTGACTACAATCTGCCGGAGATCTGGCCTCGAAGCGGCGAGTCCTACCTGGAATTTATCACGGAAAAATCCAGTGAAGGCTATGTCAACGAGCTCACCGAAGCCATTGACCTCACTGACAGCGCTCCAACGCAGCCCGAAATAGACGACTATATCGTCAAGGCAGCTCTTCATACGTTTAAAGCTCATAAGCCGGACATCACCTTGATGCACATCGTTCAAATTGACGGTGCCAAGCATAAATTTGGACCGTACGGCAAGGAGGTTGATGCGGCGATTTGCACGGTGGGACAACGTCTCGAGACGCTGTTTCAGGGGATTGATGAGGTGACGACGGACTATGATGTGATGATTCTTTCGGATCACAATCAGCTGCCGACACACTCTGAAATTCGTTTGAATGCGTGGCTTGCGGCCATGGGTTATCTTCAAGCCGATGAGGACGGTATGGTAGCATCGTACCGGGCTATCTTTTTCTCAGGTAACGGCTCCGCCGCCCTCTATGCCGAGAATGATAACGTGGCAGCAGAGATCGAGATGAAACTTCGAGAAGCCGATATCGCGGGGATTAAGACGATTTACAGCACAGCGGACGTGCCGGGACTTCGTGTCGATCCTACAGCGAAGCTCTATGTGGAAGCCGAAGCCGGGTATGTCTTCGGTCAATCGGCGAAAGGCGATGTGGACGGGGCGTCCAACCCTACTCACTACCGAGGCAATCACGGGTATCATCCCAATACGGCGGACTACGGTGCCATGGGTCTATTCTTCGGACCATCCTTTCAAGAGGGAAAAGTCATCGAGGAAGCCGCGCTGATTGAATTTGCACCTACTGTGGACGCCATGTTGGCGTTAGGTCTTGAAGGTGCGGAGACTGAAGGCATGGATGTGCTGAAGTAA
- a CDS encoding carbohydrate ABC transporter permease, with protein MEVVKKVLRYALLAVLILIFVAPFVWMVLTSFKSLGETLTFPPELFPKAWQVQNYAEAWRSGPFLHYLVNSLVVTVLVLLLQMTTTVLAAYAFACYDFKGKGVLFLLIIITMMIPEQLTFLPIFLMMSSTGLLNTIWSLVLPMGVSAFGTFLLRQRFMQIPNELIEAARLDNASEMRILRYIMLPQAKSTLTTLALFSFISTWNNYFWPLVMTTNDAVRTLPLGVAMLRSSQNGIAWNVLMAGNIILVLPIIIVYLLAHKKIVDAFVYTGIK; from the coding sequence ATGGAAGTCGTAAAAAAAGTCTTGCGATATGCTCTTTTGGCTGTGCTCATACTTATCTTCGTCGCACCCTTTGTGTGGATGGTGCTCACATCCTTTAAAAGCCTTGGCGAGACGCTGACTTTTCCGCCGGAACTGTTCCCTAAAGCGTGGCAAGTACAAAATTATGCAGAAGCCTGGCGCTCCGGACCTTTTTTGCACTATCTTGTGAACTCCTTAGTGGTGACGGTACTGGTGCTTCTTTTGCAGATGACCACGACCGTACTTGCCGCCTATGCCTTTGCGTGCTATGACTTTAAAGGCAAGGGCGTGCTCTTTTTACTCATTATCATCACCATGATGATTCCCGAGCAGCTGACTTTCTTGCCGATTTTTCTGATGATGAGCTCGACAGGACTGTTAAATACCATCTGGTCGTTGGTACTACCAATGGGGGTGAGTGCCTTCGGGACATTCCTTTTAAGACAGCGCTTTATGCAAATTCCGAACGAGCTTATTGAAGCCGCGCGCCTTGACAACGCCTCGGAGATGCGTATTCTGCGCTATATTATGCTGCCTCAGGCGAAGTCCACCCTCACGACCTTAGCCTTATTCAGTTTTATCAGCACATGGAACAATTATTTCTGGCCGCTTGTAATGACCACCAACGATGCTGTGCGGACGCTGCCTCTTGGGGTTGCCATGCTTCGCTCATCTCAAAACGGCATTGCTTGGAATGTACTGATGGCGGGTAACATCATCTTGGTACTGCCTATCATTATAGTCTATCTGTTAGCTCATAAAAAAATTGTCGATGCCTTTGTGTATACCGGCATCAAATAG
- a CDS encoding carbohydrate ABC transporter permease produces MTKHSSFPYLLVLPSLVFFGCFFVFPIAYMVYLSLFDWNFVTPTMNFVALENFKTLFADARFRQVVVNTVIYTVLTVGLTQTLSLLLAVALNKNEKIYTLTQTAIFSPYIISLVSISMLWMWMMDVDYGLLNYVLHLFGLKEVAWITDPNVALYSLVLISVWKSIGYYTLIFIAGLQSIPKYIHEAAIMDNTSPARKFIHITLPMLSPTIFFTGITSLIACFKVFETIAIMTQGGPANATNTFVYFIYEYGFKFFKIGYASAAGVVLLGIVSVLTVIYFKTMAKRVYYQ; encoded by the coding sequence ATGACAAAGCACAGTAGTTTTCCCTATCTGCTCGTCTTGCCGTCGCTGGTGTTCTTCGGGTGCTTTTTCGTGTTTCCCATTGCCTATATGGTCTATCTGTCGCTCTTCGACTGGAACTTTGTCACCCCCACGATGAACTTTGTGGCTCTGGAGAACTTTAAAACGCTCTTTGCCGACGCTCGATTCCGTCAAGTTGTTGTCAACACGGTGATTTACACCGTCCTCACTGTAGGTCTCACTCAGACGCTGTCGCTGCTGCTTGCCGTGGCGCTGAATAAAAACGAAAAAATTTATACGTTGACGCAGACCGCCATCTTTTCACCCTACATTATCAGTCTCGTGTCAATCTCTATGTTGTGGATGTGGATGATGGATGTGGACTACGGTCTGCTCAATTATGTCTTACATCTCTTCGGGCTGAAGGAAGTAGCGTGGATCACAGATCCCAACGTGGCGCTGTATTCGTTGGTACTTATTTCCGTATGGAAAAGTATCGGCTACTACACCCTGATCTTTATCGCCGGCTTGCAGTCCATTCCGAAATACATTCATGAAGCGGCCATTATGGATAACACGTCGCCGGCTCGCAAGTTCATTCATATCACCTTGCCCATGCTCTCACCGACGATTTTCTTTACCGGGATCACGAGTCTTATCGCCTGCTTTAAAGTTTTTGAGACAATTGCCATTATGACGCAGGGGGGACCGGCCAACGCAACCAACACCTTCGTCTACTTTATCTACGAGTACGGGTTTAAATTCTTTAAAATCGGCTATGCGTCGGCGGCAGGGGTGGTACTCTTAGGTATTGTGTCGGTGCTCACCGTGATCTACTTTAAGACCATGGCCAAACGGGTCTACTATCAATAG